A section of the Candidatus Babeliales bacterium genome encodes:
- the bamA gene encoding outer membrane protein assembly factor BamA yields the protein MIQKVKKGLSSYCVVMLALLMLSDNCQLKASAPTALAVEAQEETRRINDIVIHGNNATSDDAIKNNIPYKRGELFDSRKTRTLIHNLYYNLKKFRTIKVMGELVGTNYINLHIFVEEKSQLKKINFFGNKKVSEKEIAKKINLEEITVIDPEELKIIANKIKEIYLEKGYHQTDIETELLFDDNNRATAILTIHEGIAATVKQINFTGNKSISSKQLRAVALTKEDWLLSFLDKSGNYHPDRLEGDKHFIEQFYQNNGFLHAKVVDTIVTIDPETQNIILTFEIEEGDQYIIDKISAPGTETVSEHYLLAMLPIRPGMYYSREGITNSIKRLEMIWGDYGYIFAHIEPSIQPNEDSKTVSISFFSELGDQVYLNKITIRGNTKTRDKIIRRKILLDEGELLTQSRMNISKRNVASLGYFDPREGVNWKIRRLNKEEADLDLMIKETKTGHFGAQLGFGGSGADWQSPVSGMSVKAELSDTNLFGSGVHLNISTTYSKDEQTAVLHVAQPWLFDKPILGAFDIYHRRPIYDELRHVRTVHQKLTGGSVTFGCITQSRNHLFHDVNILFSSGVEDIKYGAPAIALLENPIERAQYQQILNKEFTPGTFAFVSSKMEQDTRNHPIHTMWGHKWRFSTKVAIPTFGNNIGFYKVELDASWFTPLISEYDLVLRLHGYFGLSSPLKNRTVPFGDLFHIGGQNSVRGFLFGQIGPQFLGDTIGGSKAFFWNAELIAPITPDMNMKAVVFYDGGTGFDNPYVTTADKRSVTGNNFDYRHAIGVGVRLLQPMPVNIDWGFKIDPRKNKLHPNRSESASEVHFGMSYDW from the coding sequence ATGATTCAAAAAGTAAAAAAAGGACTTTCAAGTTATTGTGTTGTCATGCTTGCTCTGCTTATGCTGAGCGATAACTGTCAACTAAAAGCAAGCGCGCCTACGGCTCTTGCTGTTGAGGCACAAGAAGAAACTCGACGTATTAATGATATTGTTATACATGGTAATAATGCCACTTCAGACGATGCTATTAAAAATAATATTCCCTACAAACGAGGTGAACTATTTGATTCACGTAAAACAAGAACACTAATTCATAATCTTTATTATAATCTTAAAAAATTTCGCACAATAAAAGTTATGGGAGAGTTGGTTGGGACTAACTATATAAATTTACATATTTTTGTTGAAGAGAAATCTCAACTCAAGAAAATAAATTTTTTTGGTAATAAAAAAGTATCTGAAAAAGAGATCGCCAAAAAAATTAATCTTGAAGAGATAACAGTAATTGATCCTGAAGAATTAAAAATTATCGCTAATAAAATTAAAGAAATCTATCTCGAAAAGGGATATCATCAAACAGATATTGAAACAGAATTATTATTTGATGATAATAATCGTGCGACAGCAATTCTGACGATTCATGAAGGCATTGCAGCAACTGTTAAACAAATTAATTTCACGGGGAATAAATCAATTAGTAGTAAACAATTGCGGGCAGTTGCTCTTACTAAAGAAGATTGGTTGCTTAGTTTTTTGGATAAGTCTGGTAATTATCATCCAGATCGTCTTGAGGGTGATAAACATTTTATTGAACAATTTTATCAAAATAATGGTTTTTTGCATGCAAAAGTTGTTGATACCATCGTTACCATTGATCCAGAGACACAAAATATTATTCTTACCTTTGAAATAGAAGAAGGTGATCAATATATTATTGATAAAATCAGTGCGCCTGGAACTGAAACGGTATCTGAACATTATTTACTTGCAATGTTACCAATACGTCCTGGTATGTATTATTCTCGTGAAGGTATAACTAACTCAATTAAACGACTTGAGATGATTTGGGGCGATTACGGTTATATTTTTGCACACATTGAACCATCAATACAGCCTAATGAAGACAGTAAAACAGTGTCTATTTCATTTTTCTCTGAGCTTGGTGATCAAGTGTATCTTAATAAAATTACTATTCGTGGTAACACTAAAACGCGTGATAAGATTATTCGTCGCAAAATTCTTCTTGATGAAGGCGAATTATTAACACAAAGCAGAATGAATATTTCAAAACGGAATGTTGCATCGCTTGGTTACTTTGATCCACGTGAAGGAGTTAATTGGAAGATTCGCCGTCTTAATAAAGAAGAAGCTGATCTTGATTTAATGATAAAAGAAACAAAAACAGGTCACTTTGGCGCACAACTTGGTTTTGGTGGTTCGGGAGCAGATTGGCAATCGCCGGTTTCAGGCATGTCAGTTAAGGCTGAATTATCAGATACCAATCTTTTTGGCAGTGGAGTGCATTTGAATATAAGCACAACATATTCAAAAGATGAGCAAACAGCTGTATTACATGTAGCGCAACCGTGGCTTTTTGATAAACCAATCTTAGGAGCATTTGATATTTATCATAGACGTCCTATTTATGATGAATTACGACATGTCAGAACAGTTCATCAAAAACTAACGGGTGGATCAGTAACATTTGGATGTATCACACAATCGAGAAATCATCTTTTTCATGATGTTAATATTCTTTTCAGTTCAGGGGTAGAGGACATTAAGTACGGAGCACCAGCTATTGCGCTTTTAGAAAATCCTATAGAACGAGCGCAATATCAACAAATTTTAAATAAAGAATTTACACCAGGAACATTTGCATTTGTATCAAGTAAGATGGAGCAAGATACACGTAACCATCCTATTCATACAATGTGGGGACATAAGTGGAGATTTTCTACTAAGGTCGCAATTCCTACATTTGGTAATAATATTGGTTTTTATAAAGTTGAACTTGATGCAAGTTGGTTTACGCCACTTATTTCCGAATATGATCTAGTGCTCAGGTTACATGGTTATTTTGGCCTCTCATCACCACTTAAAAATAGAACAGTACCTTTTGGTGATTTATTCCATATCGGTGGGCAAAATAGTGTTCGCGGTTTTCTATTTGGACAAATAGGGCCACAGTTTTTGGGTGATACAATTGGTGGCTCCAAAGCATTTTTCTGGAATGCGGAGCTTATTGCGCCAATAACACCGGATATGAATATGAAAGCGGTCGTATTTTATGATGGTGGAACTGGTTTTGATAATCCGTATGTTACTACTGCTGATAAACGAAGCGTGACTGGCAATAATTTTGACTATCGTCATGCAATTGGTGTTGGTGTTAGATTATTACAGCCTATGCCAGTTAATATTGATTGGGGTTTTAAAATTGATCCTCGTAAAAATAAACTTCACCCAAATAGAAGTGAATCAGCATCTGAAGTGCATTTTGGTATGTCATATGATTGGTAA
- the cysS gene encoding cysteine--tRNA ligase, protein MKLTNTLTGKKEDFTFNNPIKMYVCGVTPYDDAHIGHGRCYVSFDILIRVIRFFDGNLIYCRNFTDIDDKIMNRAEKEFGDRLRYREIADRYINNFNHDIDKLNCLRPDYEPRVTDAISQIIEFIQKLIDKGDAYQSGNDVYFCIEKFPDYGKLSKQKIESLYAGVRIDIEKEKKNPLDFALWKGEPDGEFWISPWGYGRPGWHIECSVLAHMYLGEHIDIHGGGLDLIFPHHENEIAQSETLFGAPFSHFWLHNGMVNSNKEKMSKSLGNFFILQDIFKYFDPMVVRYYFLMHHYRMPIEFSFEGLQNAQKSYERLIRLYNVDCSHINFSSYDSTIIDRILFFLSDDINVPGALGVIFENMTEIADNKNELAATKNILRTVLGLTLQQLPLQKIELTPQIEILINARNKARKEKNWIYADELREQLETLGITIQDEKI, encoded by the coding sequence ATGAAATTAACTAACACTCTTACCGGAAAAAAAGAAGATTTCACCTTTAATAATCCAATCAAAATGTATGTTTGTGGTGTTACACCTTATGATGATGCACATATTGGTCATGGCAGATGTTATGTTTCTTTTGATATCCTGATAAGAGTTATTCGTTTTTTTGATGGAAATCTTATTTATTGCAGAAATTTTACTGATATTGATGATAAAATAATGAACCGTGCAGAAAAAGAGTTTGGTGATCGCTTACGATATCGCGAAATTGCCGACCGTTATATTAATAATTTTAACCATGATATAGATAAACTTAATTGTCTACGGCCTGATTATGAACCACGAGTAACAGATGCTATTTCCCAGATTATAGAATTTATACAAAAACTTATTGATAAGGGCGATGCATATCAATCGGGTAACGATGTATATTTTTGTATTGAAAAATTTCCAGATTATGGCAAATTATCAAAACAAAAAATAGAAAGTCTATATGCGGGAGTTCGCATCGACATTGAGAAAGAAAAAAAGAACCCGCTTGATTTTGCATTATGGAAAGGTGAACCAGATGGAGAGTTTTGGATAAGTCCATGGGGCTATGGACGTCCTGGTTGGCACATTGAATGCTCAGTCCTTGCCCATATGTATTTAGGTGAACATATTGATATCCATGGCGGAGGACTTGATCTTATTTTTCCTCATCACGAAAATGAAATTGCTCAATCAGAAACTTTATTTGGCGCACCATTTTCACATTTTTGGCTTCATAATGGCATGGTTAATAGCAACAAAGAAAAAATGTCAAAATCATTAGGTAATTTTTTTATCTTACAAGATATATTTAAATATTTTGACCCTATGGTAGTTCGTTACTATTTTTTAATGCATCATTACCGTATGCCAATTGAATTTTCTTTTGAAGGCTTACAAAATGCACAAAAAAGCTATGAGCGGTTAATTCGTTTATATAATGTTGATTGTTCTCATATTAATTTTTCATCATATGATTCTACAATAATTGATCGCATTCTATTCTTTTTATCCGATGATATAAATGTACCGGGAGCTTTAGGAGTCATTTTCGAAAATATGACCGAAATCGCTGATAATAAGAATGAATTAGCTGCAACAAAAAACATACTACGTACTGTTTTAGGTTTAACATTACAGCAACTACCTCTACAAAAAATAGAATTAACACCTCAAATTGAGATATTAATTAATGCACGCAATAAAGCGCGCAAAGAGAAAAATTGGATATATGCCGATGAGCTACGTGAACAATTGGAAACTTTAGGAATTACTATCCAGGACGAAAAAATTTGA
- the trxA gene encoding thioredoxin has product MAISITQENYETEIKQSNKPIILDIYATWCGPCQQMTPIFEELEKEFGDRYKFAKLNVDEARDISIKEYGVTSVPTFVFIKDGIIKGKETGYMSKDTISEKITAAFAR; this is encoded by the coding sequence ATGGCTATATCAATTACTCAAGAAAACTACGAGACTGAAATAAAACAATCAAATAAACCAATTATACTAGATATTTATGCAACATGGTGTGGGCCATGCCAACAGATGACCCCAATATTTGAAGAGCTTGAAAAAGAATTTGGTGATAGGTACAAATTTGCGAAACTTAACGTTGATGAAGCTCGTGACATCTCAATTAAAGAATATGGTGTAACTTCTGTTCCTACCTTTGTTTTTATCAAAGACGGCATTATAAAAGGTAAAGAAACTGGATACATGAGTAAAGATACTATCTCTGAAAAAATTACTGCTGCATTTGCACGATAA
- a CDS encoding Bax inhibitor-1/YccA family protein, which translates to MFSNGYELDQRLSSFMASVYGWMSCALVLTAGTAYYIASVPVIFTYIYTHPFVLIGLLIAQLSLVVSITFFLHRISFITALILFLLYAITLGITLSSIFYVYTESSIISTFLTTSLMFGAMSLYGYTTKADLTSIGNMCLMILIGLIIGMFINIILKSVQFDYVLSGIGVIIFVLLTAYDTQKIKMLARSMFVDQTLAAKISLIGALTLYLDFINIFLFLLRFMGQRRE; encoded by the coding sequence ATGTTTTCAAATGGATATGAACTTGATCAGCGTCTTTCATCATTTATGGCAAGCGTCTATGGATGGATGAGTTGTGCATTAGTTTTAACAGCAGGAACAGCGTATTATATTGCAAGCGTACCAGTAATTTTTACGTATATTTATACACATCCATTTGTATTAATTGGTTTACTAATTGCCCAATTAAGTTTAGTAGTTTCTATAACATTTTTTCTACATCGTATATCATTTATTACTGCATTAATTCTTTTTCTCTTGTATGCGATAACTCTTGGTATAACATTATCATCTATTTTTTATGTATATACTGAAAGCTCAATTATTTCTACTTTTCTAACAACATCCTTAATGTTTGGTGCAATGTCATTATATGGATATACAACAAAAGCAGATCTAACATCTATCGGTAATATGTGCCTTATGATACTTATCGGACTAATTATTGGTATGTTTATTAATATAATTTTAAAATCTGTACAATTTGATTACGTTCTTTCTGGCATTGGCGTCATAATTTTTGTACTTTTAACAGCTTATGATACGCAAAAAATAAAAATGCTTGCGCGTTCCATGTTTGTTGATCAGACTCTTGCTGCTAAAATTAGCTTGATAGGAGCATTAACATTATACCTTGATTTTATTAATATTTTTCTTTTTCTTTTACGGTTTATGGGTCAACGTCGTGAATAA